In Nitrobacteraceae bacterium AZCC 1564, the following proteins share a genomic window:
- a CDS encoding chemotaxis protein histidine kinase CheA (product_source=COG0643; cog=COG0643; transmembrane_helix_parts=Inside_1_75,TMhelix_76_98,Outside_99_510), with product MIRLFRRQDCTNVMTKNPKHPAGNVARKVGSGFLERLLSFLDTISLQVIAGIKHLASLKRFIAKEDELDSRMMMRLGAWGIGSIVALVIAIIAVQSPASARRDQASTDLTQQAQQQLQRIAKDSQNQTRQLSAAMDTLNKDRDRLYNRVTVLEQALDAVNGSIAKLSTPPVVAAAAPQATPASSPSPTSPQPAPERVASASVTPPPAEASTATAQPAFDTKPTDQKSADTKQRAAEVKKEKETPSAAAPVASPKIASVATVPSPTPPPPAKSEHKNEQKPEAETKPEAKSEAKSADKPADQATAADQAPAVTGSVASADMPDSDSATEMPVERTKFGVDLGGANSVEGLRALWRGLRGPHRDLFAQMQPLIVVKERSTGYGMQLRLVAGPLTDAAAAAKLCAILTEKSKRACEPSVYDGQRLAMSAYRSGTAKIDAAAKPEAAKTEMAKTDAAKPEAAKPEPSKKREASNYRRRSHVRTVAPPPQPAAPPAPPPAPPRWSLSSIFGARQQ from the coding sequence TTGATTCGTCTGTTCCGAAGGCAGGACTGCACAAACGTTATGACCAAGAATCCCAAGCACCCCGCTGGTAACGTGGCGCGTAAGGTTGGCAGCGGTTTTCTGGAGCGTCTCTTGTCCTTTCTGGACACTATCTCACTTCAAGTGATCGCCGGCATCAAGCATCTCGCCAGCTTGAAGCGTTTCATCGCCAAGGAAGATGAGCTCGACAGCCGCATGATGATGCGGCTTGGTGCATGGGGCATTGGCTCGATTGTCGCGCTCGTGATCGCGATCATCGCCGTGCAGTCTCCTGCCTCAGCGCGTCGCGACCAAGCGAGCACCGACCTGACACAGCAGGCCCAACAACAACTGCAGCGGATCGCAAAAGACAGCCAGAACCAGACGCGTCAGCTCTCTGCGGCGATGGATACACTGAACAAGGATCGCGATCGTCTCTACAACCGCGTAACCGTACTCGAGCAGGCACTGGACGCGGTCAACGGATCGATTGCAAAGCTTAGCACCCCGCCCGTTGTTGCGGCTGCAGCTCCGCAAGCAACTCCCGCATCGTCGCCTTCACCTACTTCTCCGCAGCCAGCGCCAGAGCGGGTAGCCTCGGCGTCGGTCACGCCTCCCCCCGCTGAAGCTTCAACGGCAACCGCGCAACCTGCGTTTGACACAAAGCCGACGGATCAGAAGTCAGCCGATACGAAACAACGCGCAGCGGAGGTCAAGAAGGAAAAGGAAACGCCGTCAGCGGCTGCACCGGTCGCTTCGCCCAAGATCGCCTCCGTCGCGACGGTTCCTTCGCCAACACCGCCTCCTCCCGCAAAGAGCGAACATAAGAACGAACAGAAGCCTGAAGCGGAAACAAAGCCAGAGGCCAAAAGTGAAGCCAAATCTGCGGACAAGCCTGCGGATCAGGCAACTGCTGCGGACCAAGCCCCCGCGGTGACCGGCAGTGTCGCAAGCGCGGATATGCCCGACAGTGATAGCGCAACCGAAATGCCGGTGGAACGAACAAAGTTCGGTGTCGATCTCGGCGGCGCGAACTCCGTGGAGGGCTTGCGTGCGCTGTGGCGTGGTCTCCGTGGTCCGCATAGAGACCTGTTCGCACAGATGCAGCCCCTTATTGTCGTCAAAGAGCGCTCGACTGGCTATGGCATGCAGCTTCGGCTCGTCGCGGGTCCACTGACCGACGCGGCTGCCGCCGCGAAGCTCTGCGCGATTTTGACGGAAAAAAGCAAACGCGCCTGTGAACCCTCCGTTTACGATGGGCAGCGCCTGGCGATGAGCGCTTACCGAAGCGGCACTGCCAAGATCGATGCCGCGGCCAAACCAGAAGCCGCTAAAACCGAAATGGCCAAAACTGATGCCGCGAAGCCTGAAGCGGCGAAACCTGAGCCTTCGAAAAAGCGTGAGGCTTCGAATTACCGGCGGCGCAGTCATGTTCGGACCGTCGCACCGCCTCCGCAACCGGCTGCTCCTCCGGCACCTCCACCGGCACCGCCACGCTGGTCGCTGAGCTCGATTTTCGGCGCCAGGCAGCAGTAA
- a CDS encoding hypothetical protein (product_source=Hypo-rule applied; superfamily=103441; transmembrane_helix_parts=Inside_1_12,TMhelix_13_35,Outside_36_58,TMhelix_59_81,Inside_82_92,TMhelix_93_115,Outside_116_126) encodes MKKEPFRLTPYQVQWILIVGFLTIGYAIYLRYMAIEFTQVRLECDAGLQTMLCKTRLLMTYLFKHYVFGSAALIIAILHLIRPSIVTLTGALIAACFGIVLYNIGLAGVAIGLLILGFARPAPETA; translated from the coding sequence ATGAAAAAAGAGCCGTTCAGACTGACTCCGTACCAGGTGCAATGGATTTTAATCGTGGGATTTCTCACGATCGGCTACGCCATTTACCTACGCTATATGGCCATTGAATTCACGCAAGTGAGGCTGGAGTGCGATGCCGGTCTGCAGACCATGCTCTGCAAGACACGGCTTCTGATGACGTATCTGTTCAAACACTATGTGTTTGGCAGTGCCGCGCTCATTATCGCGATCCTGCACCTGATCCGGCCGTCGATTGTTACTCTTACAGGCGCATTGATCGCCGCATGCTTCGGTATCGTGCTCTACAATATCGGTTTGGCAGGCGTTGCGATCGGGCTGCTTATTTTGGGGTTTGCCCGACCCGCGCCCGAGACAGCGTAA
- a CDS encoding putative membrane protein (product_source=COG2928; cog=COG2928; pfam=PF04367; transmembrane_helix_parts=Inside_1_32,TMhelix_33_55,Outside_56_74,TMhelix_75_97,Inside_98_259): protein MDNPTPTMVPGDLPPGHSPDAPRGFVARLRNYFLTGLIVAGPVAITFYLTWWFVTWVDGIVRPFVPDAYRPETYLPFGLPGSGLIVAVFALTFLGFLTANLIGRSLVELGEAILGRMPVVRAIYRGLKQVFETLFSGNGSSFRRVGLVEFPSPGMWSIVLISQPPNAEVATRLPGKEEFISVFLPCAPNPTTGFFFYVPKSKIIEVEMNAEEAATLIMSAGVVQPNGDAQKKVNALADMANAARIATASQTPPTPAKVE from the coding sequence ATGGATAATCCCACACCCACGATGGTTCCTGGCGATTTGCCGCCTGGGCATTCGCCGGATGCGCCGCGTGGTTTCGTCGCACGGCTGCGGAACTACTTTCTCACTGGTCTGATCGTCGCCGGTCCTGTCGCCATCACATTTTACCTGACGTGGTGGTTCGTGACATGGGTGGACGGCATCGTCCGTCCGTTCGTCCCGGACGCATATCGTCCTGAAACCTATTTGCCATTCGGGCTGCCGGGTTCGGGGCTGATCGTTGCCGTCTTTGCACTGACCTTTCTCGGGTTCCTCACGGCAAACCTGATCGGCCGGTCATTAGTCGAGCTTGGCGAAGCGATCCTTGGGCGGATGCCGGTGGTTCGCGCGATCTATCGCGGACTTAAGCAGGTTTTCGAAACCTTATTCTCAGGCAACGGATCGAGTTTCCGACGCGTCGGGCTGGTGGAGTTTCCATCCCCCGGGATGTGGTCGATCGTGCTGATTTCTCAGCCGCCGAATGCAGAAGTTGCGACCAGACTTCCGGGCAAAGAAGAGTTCATCTCCGTCTTCCTGCCGTGTGCGCCGAACCCGACAACCGGCTTCTTCTTCTATGTGCCCAAGAGCAAGATCATCGAAGTCGAGATGAATGCGGAAGAGGCCGCCACACTGATCATGTCGGCCGGCGTGGTGCAGCCCAACGGCGACGCGCAGAAGAAGGTCAACGCGCTGGCGGATATGGCCAACGCTGCACGGATCGCCACGGCATCACAAACGCCGCCCACGCCCGCCAAGGTCGAATAG
- a CDS encoding exo-beta-1,3-glucanase (GH17 family) (product_source=COG5309; cath_funfam=3.20.20.80; cog=COG5309; superfamily=51445; transmembrane_helix_parts=Outside_1_302,TMhelix_303_325,Inside_326_331,TMhelix_332_351,Outside_352_370,TMhelix_371_393,Inside_394_412,TMhelix_413_435,Outside_436_444,TMhelix_445_464,Inside_465_470,TMhelix_471_488,Outside_489_497,TMhelix_498_517,Inside_518_521): MWWWLATPVVLARAPIDPSAKLECVSYAPFRDDQNPLQPGLVISPAQMEQDLAQLAKVTDCVRTYSVGNGLDKVPELARKAGLKVMLGIWIGTDRIANRAQMETGIALAKEYPDAIKAVIVGNEVLLRGEMTSADLVANIRYVKSKVGDVAVTYADVWEFWLKNRDVYDAVDFVTIHILPYWEDFPIRARYAAGHVDSIRKRMAVAFPNKEILIGETGWPSAGRMREGALPSRANQARIVSEILELARREKFRVNLIEAYDQPWKRMWEGTVGGHWGLFAASGERALKYPAGVPISNFPDAKLYAIAGMVFAALVFGVALLTLRHRPWSPRLSSWIVVGISAATGGSLLGLAFEKMVVESLGFGGWLRGGLLFAMGVLSPLIVANTVMYGRGLPTFLEILGPRDYRTTSRMQTILGIALLITTVLATETALGLVFDPRYRDFQFAALTMAIVPFLLLTALNRPLGGTRPIAESVFAGTLALSAVYIGFNEGPANWQSLWTCGLYLLLALTLSRARVGQTPK, encoded by the coding sequence GTGTGGTGGTGGCTAGCCACACCGGTCGTATTGGCGCGCGCGCCGATCGACCCATCTGCAAAGCTGGAATGTGTGTCTTATGCGCCGTTCCGCGATGATCAGAATCCGCTGCAGCCGGGGCTGGTGATTTCACCAGCGCAGATGGAACAGGACCTCGCACAGCTAGCCAAGGTCACAGACTGTGTGCGTACCTATTCAGTGGGCAACGGCCTCGACAAGGTCCCGGAACTCGCTCGTAAGGCCGGCCTAAAGGTGATGCTGGGGATCTGGATCGGCACCGACCGCATCGCCAATCGGGCGCAGATGGAAACCGGTATCGCGCTTGCCAAGGAGTATCCCGACGCCATCAAGGCCGTCATCGTCGGCAACGAGGTGTTGCTGCGCGGCGAAATGACCTCCGCCGACCTCGTCGCCAATATTCGCTACGTGAAGTCGAAGGTGGGCGATGTCGCGGTCACCTATGCTGATGTGTGGGAATTTTGGCTCAAAAACCGCGACGTCTACGATGCGGTAGATTTCGTCACGATTCATATTCTGCCGTACTGGGAAGATTTCCCGATTCGTGCCCGTTACGCCGCCGGCCACGTCGATTCGATTCGAAAGCGGATGGCGGTGGCGTTTCCGAACAAGGAAATCCTGATCGGCGAAACCGGCTGGCCGAGCGCCGGCCGCATGCGGGAAGGGGCTTTGCCATCGCGGGCCAATCAGGCGCGGATCGTGTCTGAAATTCTCGAACTCGCGCGGAGGGAGAAATTCCGGGTCAACCTCATCGAGGCCTATGACCAGCCGTGGAAGCGCATGTGGGAAGGCACCGTCGGTGGCCATTGGGGCCTGTTTGCCGCTAGCGGGGAAAGAGCTCTGAAATATCCGGCCGGTGTGCCGATTTCGAATTTCCCAGATGCCAAGCTCTATGCGATCGCGGGGATGGTCTTTGCCGCGCTTGTCTTCGGTGTCGCACTGTTGACCCTGCGGCATCGTCCCTGGTCGCCGCGATTGAGCTCGTGGATCGTGGTGGGAATTTCCGCGGCGACAGGCGGCTCGCTTCTGGGTCTTGCGTTTGAAAAGATGGTCGTGGAAAGCCTCGGCTTCGGCGGCTGGCTTCGTGGCGGATTGTTGTTCGCGATGGGCGTTCTGTCGCCGCTGATTGTTGCGAACACGGTGATGTATGGGCGCGGCCTGCCGACTTTCCTGGAGATCCTGGGGCCGCGTGACTACCGCACCACCTCGCGCATGCAGACCATTCTCGGCATTGCGCTGCTGATCACGACGGTTCTGGCGACGGAGACGGCGCTGGGCTTGGTGTTCGATCCGCGCTATCGGGATTTTCAGTTTGCGGCGTTGACGATGGCGATCGTGCCGTTCCTGTTGCTGACAGCGCTTAACCGTCCATTGGGCGGAACGCGTCCAATCGCGGAATCCGTATTCGCGGGGACGCTGGCACTCTCGGCAGTATATATCGGGTTCAATGAAGGTCCGGCGAACTGGCAGTCGCTCTGGACTTGCGGTTTGTATCTGCTGCTTGCGCTTACGCTGTCTCGGGCGCGGGTCGGGCAAACCCCAAAATAA
- a CDS encoding glucosamine--fructose-6-phosphate aminotransferase (isomerizing) (product_source=KO:K00820; cath_funfam=3.40.50.10490,3.60.20.10; cog=COG0449; ko=KO:K00820; pfam=PF01380,PF13522; superfamily=53697,56235; tigrfam=TIGR01135) has product MCGIVGILGRGPVANQLVDSLKRLEYRGYDSAGVATLEGAQLDRRRAKGKLKNLEAVLESSPLAGHIGIGHTRWATHGKPTENNAHPHATDNVAVVHNGIIENFRELRERLEKDGAKFSSETDTEVVAHLVNSYLMKGLSPVDAVKATLPQLHGAFALAFIFRNEDNLMIGARKGSPLAVGYGEGEMYLGSDAIALGPFTDIISYLEDGDWVVLSRAGATIYDDTNAAVERDVVRHNTATSLVDKANYRHFMAKEIHEQPEVVGHTMAHYVDLAAERVAIPGKLPFDFTNIQRVSITACGTASYAGFVAKYWFERFARLPVELDVASEFRYREAPLRKGDLAVFISQSGETADTLAALRYAKSQGLHTVSIVNVPTSTIARESETALPTLAGPEIGVASTKAFTCQLMALAAFAIAAGKARGELSDEDEAKLVHALIEVPRLMTEALALEAQIEKLARDIAKSQDVLYLGRGTSYPLALEGALKLKEISYIHAEGYAAGELKHGPIALIDEKMPVVVIAPFDRVFDKTVSNMQEVAARGGRIILMTDAKGAEDATVESLVTIVLPDMPATVTPLVYAIPVQLLAYHTAVVMGTDVDQPRNLAKSVTVE; this is encoded by the coding sequence ATGTGCGGCATTGTAGGTATTTTGGGGCGAGGTCCGGTCGCGAACCAATTGGTCGATTCCCTCAAACGGCTTGAATATCGCGGTTACGACTCGGCGGGCGTGGCGACGTTGGAAGGCGCACAGCTCGATCGCCGCCGCGCCAAGGGCAAGTTGAAAAATCTGGAAGCCGTGCTGGAGTCCTCGCCGCTGGCCGGGCATATCGGTATCGGCCACACGCGATGGGCCACCCACGGCAAGCCGACGGAGAACAATGCGCATCCGCATGCGACTGACAATGTCGCCGTCGTGCACAACGGCATCATCGAGAATTTCCGTGAATTGCGCGAGCGGCTCGAGAAAGACGGCGCGAAATTTTCGAGTGAGACCGACACCGAAGTCGTGGCGCATCTCGTCAATTCTTATCTGATGAAGGGGCTGTCGCCGGTCGACGCCGTCAAAGCGACACTCCCTCAGTTGCACGGCGCTTTCGCACTCGCCTTTATTTTCAGGAATGAAGACAACCTGATGATTGGCGCCCGCAAGGGATCGCCGCTTGCGGTGGGGTACGGCGAAGGCGAAATGTATCTCGGCTCCGACGCCATCGCGCTCGGTCCCTTTACTGATATCATCAGCTATCTCGAAGATGGCGACTGGGTCGTGCTGTCCCGCGCGGGTGCCACCATTTATGACGACACGAATGCCGCTGTTGAGCGCGACGTCGTCAGGCACAACACCGCGACCTCGCTGGTCGACAAGGCCAACTACCGTCACTTCATGGCGAAGGAAATTCACGAGCAGCCGGAAGTCGTCGGCCACACGATGGCGCACTATGTCGACCTGGCAGCAGAACGGGTGGCAATCCCCGGCAAACTGCCGTTCGATTTCACCAACATCCAGCGTGTGTCGATCACGGCGTGCGGCACCGCGAGCTACGCAGGCTTTGTCGCCAAATACTGGTTCGAGCGCTTTGCCCGTTTGCCGGTCGAACTCGATGTGGCATCTGAGTTTCGTTACCGCGAAGCGCCGCTGCGCAAGGGCGACCTTGCAGTGTTTATTTCGCAATCAGGTGAAACCGCCGATACGCTCGCCGCGCTGCGCTATGCGAAGTCTCAAGGACTCCATACGGTCTCCATCGTGAATGTCCCAACTTCGACGATCGCCCGTGAGAGCGAAACCGCGTTGCCGACGCTGGCGGGTCCAGAAATCGGAGTTGCCTCAACCAAAGCCTTCACGTGTCAGCTGATGGCCTTGGCGGCATTTGCGATTGCCGCTGGAAAGGCGCGAGGCGAACTGTCCGACGAGGACGAAGCCAAGCTCGTCCATGCGCTCATCGAGGTGCCACGCCTGATGACCGAGGCTTTGGCACTCGAGGCCCAGATCGAGAAGTTGGCGCGTGACATCGCCAAGAGCCAGGACGTGCTCTATCTCGGCCGCGGGACGAGCTATCCGCTGGCGCTGGAAGGCGCGCTGAAGCTGAAGGAGATTTCCTACATCCACGCCGAGGGATATGCGGCGGGTGAGTTGAAGCACGGTCCCATCGCCCTGATCGACGAGAAGATGCCGGTGGTCGTCATCGCACCATTTGATCGGGTGTTCGACAAAACGGTTTCGAACATGCAGGAGGTTGCCGCCCGCGGCGGAAGGATCATCCTCATGACGGACGCAAAGGGGGCTGAGGACGCGACCGTTGAGTCTCTCGTCACTATCGTCCTGCCGGACATGCCTGCGACCGTGACGCCGCTCGTATACGCAATTCCAGTCCAGTTGCTGGCCTATCACACGGCCGTTGTGATGGGCACGGATGTCGACCAACCGCGGAACCTGGCAAAGTCGGTGACCGTGGAGTAG
- a CDS encoding ATP-dependent DNA helicase RecG (product_source=KO:K03655; cath_funfam=3.40.50.300; cog=COG1200; ko=KO:K03655; pfam=PF00270,PF00271,PF17191,PF19833; smart=SM00487; superfamily=50249,52540; tigrfam=TIGR00643), whose protein sequence is MRPALLNSLFAPVTSLSGVGPKQDKLLRYLLDRGETPRLVDLLLHLPTSVIDRRTRPHIRDAVPGTVVTLEVTVDRHRPAPPGRSRAPHLVYASDETGDVVLTYFRGKREYIEKLLPVGEKRYVSGAAQLFDGTLQIVHPDRVVDEEGFAKLPGIDTVYPLTEGLAVGSIRRAMVQALQKLPNLPEWISPEVLRRCGFPSFADALHRVHEPVELTDIQPQNPFWSRLAFDELLAGQLALALVRAQLRRPAGTRHAGDGHLRRKVIDALPYALTNSQQEAVRAITHDLGQPLRMLRLLQGDVGSGKTVVALLAAAAVAEAGKQSALMAPTEILARQHIKTIAPLAEHAGIRVAILTGREKGKERREILARLAEGDIDLLVGTHALIQDDVIFKSLALAIVDEQHRFGVRERLALTEKGEAVDVLVLSATPIPRTLVLTYFGDMDISELREKPAGRQPIDTRAVPDSRLKEIVDGVGRAIDSGKLVYWICPLVEESDAEGIEHLTNATRRFEILQKRFGDRVGLVHGQMKGAEKDRVMAQFAAAEIQVLVATTVVEVGVDVPAATIMVIENAERFGLAQLHQLRGRIGRGSEASTCILLYHEPLGEMSAARLKVIRETTDGFRIAEEDLRLRGEGEVLGTRQSGLPGYRIARPEVHAQLITQARDEALRIMQTNPKLTGERGEALRCLLYLYERDEALPLIGAG, encoded by the coding sequence ATGCGCCCTGCACTGCTCAATTCGTTGTTCGCACCCGTGACGAGCCTGTCAGGCGTTGGCCCAAAGCAGGACAAGCTATTGCGCTACCTGCTGGATCGCGGTGAAACCCCGCGGCTTGTCGACCTGCTGTTGCATCTGCCTACAAGCGTGATCGATCGGCGCACGCGACCCCACATCCGTGATGCGGTTCCAGGAACCGTGGTGACGCTCGAGGTGACGGTCGATCGCCATCGACCCGCACCACCGGGCCGTTCTCGCGCCCCGCATCTCGTCTACGCCAGCGACGAGACCGGCGATGTCGTCCTGACTTATTTTCGCGGCAAGCGTGAATACATCGAAAAATTACTGCCTGTTGGCGAGAAGCGTTACGTCTCGGGTGCGGCGCAGTTGTTCGACGGCACGCTGCAGATCGTCCATCCCGACCGTGTCGTGGATGAGGAAGGTTTCGCGAAGCTTCCTGGCATCGACACGGTCTATCCGTTGACGGAAGGATTGGCGGTCGGTTCGATCCGCCGCGCCATGGTGCAGGCGCTGCAAAAATTGCCGAACCTTCCAGAGTGGATCAGTCCGGAGGTCTTGCGCCGCTGCGGATTTCCTTCTTTTGCGGACGCGCTCCACCGCGTTCATGAGCCGGTCGAGCTCACCGACATCCAGCCGCAAAATCCCTTCTGGTCGCGGCTTGCTTTCGATGAACTGCTCGCCGGTCAGTTGGCATTGGCCCTTGTGCGGGCGCAGCTTCGCCGTCCCGCCGGCACGCGCCACGCGGGTGACGGACATCTGCGCAGAAAGGTCATCGACGCGCTGCCCTATGCCTTGACGAACTCCCAGCAGGAGGCTGTCCGCGCCATCACTCATGATCTTGGTCAGCCGTTGCGTATGCTGCGCCTTTTGCAAGGCGATGTCGGTTCGGGAAAGACCGTCGTGGCGCTGCTTGCCGCCGCGGCGGTTGCGGAAGCCGGGAAACAATCCGCATTGATGGCGCCCACGGAAATTCTCGCGCGCCAGCACATTAAGACGATTGCGCCGCTGGCCGAGCATGCGGGCATTCGTGTCGCAATTCTCACAGGCCGCGAGAAAGGCAAGGAACGGCGAGAGATATTGGCGCGTCTCGCCGAGGGCGACATCGATCTATTGGTCGGCACCCATGCGCTGATCCAGGACGACGTGATTTTCAAATCGCTCGCGCTGGCGATCGTTGACGAGCAGCATCGCTTTGGCGTGCGCGAGCGCCTTGCGCTGACCGAGAAGGGCGAAGCCGTCGACGTTCTGGTGCTGAGCGCCACTCCGATTCCGCGCACACTTGTGTTGACCTATTTCGGCGACATGGACATCTCCGAATTGCGAGAGAAACCCGCCGGCCGCCAGCCGATCGACACCCGTGCGGTACCGGACAGCCGGCTCAAGGAGATCGTCGATGGGGTCGGCCGCGCCATCGACAGCGGCAAGCTGGTGTACTGGATCTGTCCGCTGGTGGAGGAGTCCGACGCGGAAGGCATTGAACACCTGACCAATGCAACAAGGCGGTTTGAGATCTTGCAGAAGCGCTTCGGCGACCGTGTCGGTCTGGTTCACGGCCAGATGAAGGGAGCCGAGAAAGATCGTGTGATGGCGCAGTTCGCCGCGGCCGAGATCCAGGTTCTGGTGGCAACAACCGTGGTCGAGGTCGGCGTGGATGTTCCTGCCGCGACCATCATGGTGATCGAAAACGCCGAGCGTTTCGGCCTCGCGCAATTGCATCAGCTACGCGGGCGCATTGGGCGCGGCTCGGAGGCTTCGACATGCATCCTGCTTTATCACGAGCCGTTGGGGGAGATGTCTGCGGCCCGGTTGAAGGTCATCCGCGAGACCACGGACGGCTTTCGCATTGCTGAAGAGGACCTTCGCTTGCGTGGCGAAGGCGAAGTGCTCGGCACGCGTCAGAGCGGCCTTCCCGGCTACCGGATCGCGCGGCCCGAAGTTCATGCACAACTCATCACGCAGGCGCGCGATGAAGCGCTGCGCATCATGCAGACCAATCCGAAGCTGACCGGCGAGCGTGGCGAGGCGCTTCGCTGCCTGCTCTACCTCTATGAGCGCGATGAAGCTCTGCCGCTGATCGGTGCCGGATAA
- a CDS encoding bifunctional UDP-N-acetylglucosamine pyrophosphorylase/glucosamine-1-phosphate N-acetyltransferase (product_source=KO:K04042; cath_funfam=2.160.10.10,3.90.550.10; cog=COG1207; ko=KO:K04042; pfam=PF12804,PF14602; superfamily=53448; tigrfam=TIGR01173) gives MDYNTGNHQMTGTTTLTVVLAAGEGTRMRSSLPKVLHPVAGLSLVGHVLTAAPNGKDDAVAVVVGPDHQAVVDEIKRVRPGASIFTQKERLGTAHAVLAAREAIAKGADDLLIAFGDTPLIGTATFERLRAALKDGAALAVLGFRAADPTGYGRLLVEGDQLVAIREQADASETERAITLCNAGVMAFAGKTALKILDQIGNNNSKGEYYLTDAVTIVRELGLRATVIETDEDEVRGINTKSQLAEAEQVMQHRLREAALDAGVTLIAPGTVYLAADTVFGRDVTIEPFVVIGPGVSIADGAVIHAFSNIVGASIGKKASVGPYARLRPGTVLGEGVRIGNFVETKAAAIDAGAKANHLTYIGDSHIGENANIGAGTITCNYDGFDKHRTVVGPGAFVGTNSSLVAPVKIGAGAYIGSGSVVTRDVPDNALALERSQQTVREGWAKRFRDMKLLNRKPKH, from the coding sequence ATGGATTACAACACGGGGAATCATCAGATGACCGGCACAACAACCCTGACCGTCGTGCTTGCGGCCGGTGAGGGAACACGGATGCGCTCAAGCTTGCCAAAGGTCCTGCATCCCGTGGCAGGCTTGTCACTGGTCGGTCACGTGCTCACTGCTGCTCCGAACGGGAAGGATGACGCGGTTGCCGTTGTCGTCGGACCGGATCATCAGGCCGTGGTGGACGAAATCAAACGGGTGCGGCCCGGGGCGTCGATCTTCACGCAGAAGGAACGGCTCGGCACGGCACACGCCGTCCTCGCGGCACGCGAGGCAATCGCGAAAGGCGCGGACGATCTGCTCATCGCATTCGGCGACACGCCGCTGATTGGAACTGCCACATTCGAACGCCTGCGAGCAGCACTGAAGGATGGCGCTGCCCTCGCGGTGCTCGGATTTCGTGCAGCCGATCCGACCGGCTACGGACGCTTGCTTGTAGAAGGTGATCAACTGGTTGCAATCCGGGAACAAGCGGACGCCAGTGAAACAGAGCGAGCGATTACGCTGTGCAATGCCGGCGTCATGGCATTTGCCGGCAAAACTGCATTGAAGATTCTCGATCAGATCGGCAACAACAACAGCAAGGGCGAATACTATCTCACGGATGCGGTGACCATCGTGCGCGAACTCGGCTTGCGCGCGACTGTGATCGAAACAGACGAAGATGAGGTGCGCGGGATCAATACCAAGTCCCAACTCGCCGAAGCCGAGCAGGTGATGCAGCACAGACTCCGTGAGGCGGCGCTCGATGCCGGCGTGACGCTGATCGCTCCGGGCACCGTTTATCTGGCGGCCGACACGGTGTTTGGCCGCGACGTTACGATCGAGCCGTTCGTGGTGATTGGTCCGGGTGTGAGCATTGCCGATGGCGCAGTCATTCACGCTTTCTCCAACATCGTTGGAGCGAGCATCGGCAAGAAAGCCTCAGTCGGCCCTTATGCGCGGCTGCGTCCAGGGACAGTTCTGGGCGAGGGCGTGAGGATCGGCAACTTCGTCGAGACGAAAGCGGCGGCAATCGATGCGGGCGCAAAGGCCAATCACCTGACTTACATCGGGGACTCGCACATCGGCGAAAATGCCAACATCGGCGCCGGTACGATCACCTGTAACTACGACGGCTTCGACAAGCATCGAACGGTGGTTGGCCCCGGAGCTTTCGTCGGGACGAACTCATCGCTGGTGGCGCCGGTGAAGATCGGGGCGGGCGCATATATCGGCTCGGGCTCGGTGGTGACCCGCGACGTTCCGGATAACGCCCTGGCGCTGGAGCGCAGCCAGCAGACGGTGCGCGAAGGATGGGCCAAACGCTTCCGGGACATGAAGCTGCTGAACAGAAAACCCAAGCACTGA